The segment CATTCACCGCTGGCACGCAGATGGTCGCAAATGGGGGTCGGGCTGCTCATGCGCTACTCCTTGGATTCAGTGGGAAGCGCAGTGTAGGTACCGCCCACCCAGAACAATCCACCATTTCGGACATTCACTTGCCATTAACGGACATACCGGGTAAACCATGACGCCACGGGTGCGCTGCgctttcctccctccctccctccctccctctacaGCGCCAATTCGTAGCCGGTGCTGCGCCCCCCGCCGGGCGACTTCTTCAACAGACCCAGTTGCAGCAACTGCGTGATATCGCGCAGCGCAGTGTCGGGCGAGCACTTGGCCATGGCGGCCCACTTGCTGCTGCTCAGTCTGCCCTCAAAGCCGTCAAGCAAGCGGTTCAGCAGCTTCACCTGCCGCTCGTTCAACGGCGTGCCCGCACAGCGCTGCCAGAACCGTGCTTTCAGCAGCACGGCGTCCAGCGTAATCTGCGCGCTGGCCACGGCACGGCCCAGCGCGCCGAGGAACCACGACAGCCAGCCAGTCACATCGAGCCTGCCCTTCTGGGTGCGCTCCAGCACGTCGTAATAGTCCTTGCGCTCGCGCTGAATTTGCGCCGACAGGCTGTAAAAACGCAGCGGGCTGCCATCGGCACGCGCCAGAAACAGGTCGCCCACGGCACGCGCGATACGCCCATTGCCATCGTCGAAAGGGTGCAGCGTCACGAACCACAGATGCGCCAACCCCGCCTTGAGCAGCGCAGGCTCGCCGCCCTCCTCATTCGCCCAGGCCAGGAATCGCGCCATTTCGGCGGGCAGAGCCACAGCAGGCGGCGCTTGATAGTGAAGCTGGCGCCGCCCCACCGGGCCGGAAACCACCTGCATAGGCCCGGCGGCATCGTCGCGCCACTGGCCCACACGGAGCCTGCCCATGCCCGAGTAGCCTGTCGGGAACAAGGCCGCGTGCCAGCCGAACAGGCGCTCGGCGGTCAACGGGGCCGCGGCATGGGAAGTGGCATCCAGCACCATCTCCACAACGCCTTCGACGTGCCTGTCCACCGGCGCCACCGCGCCGACATCCACCCCCAGACGCCGTGCGACCGACGAACGCACCGACGCGACATCCAGCACTTCGCCCTCGATGGCGCTGGTCTTGAGTACATCCTCGGTCAACGCGGCAAGACTGGCTTGCTCGCGCAGCGCCATGCCCACGTCAGCCAGACGCCCCAGCAGCACGCCCTGGGCGCGGCTGATACTGGCCAACGGCGCCGCGAGCGCCGACAGCTCGTAGCGCCATTGCGGCCAATCGTCGGCCTGCCAGATGCAGGGTTTTTCTCCGCTATCCATGCGGAAATTAGACGCCGTATTCACCGCAAGCGCAAGACATTTGCCGCATATTAAGCGGAGAATAAGCCACCCAATCGCCGCATCGATCATTCACGCCCATGCCCGACAGACTCCTCGGATCACTCGAAAAGCGTGGCAACCTTCGCCAGCACTTCGTCCATGATCGGCGCTGGCAGCGTGTCTACCTTGCGGGCATGTCGGGCATCCAGGTCAATCACGCGCGGCTGGTCGCAGCGCACGACGCCGATGGTTTTGATACCTGTTACGGGAACGGCAAAACCCAGGCGGCGGGTGA is part of the Xenopus tropicalis strain Nigerian unplaced genomic scaffold, UCB_Xtro_10.0 Sca88, whole genome shotgun sequence genome and harbors:
- the LOC108645523 gene encoding uncharacterized protein LOC108645523, which produces MKRGDIYLVSLDPTAGHEQSGSRPVLVVSPSEFNDATKLPVILPITNGGEFTRRLGFAVPVTGIKTIGVVRCDQPRVIDLDARHARKVDTLPAPIMDEVLAKVATLFE